From one Diachasmimorpha longicaudata isolate KC_UGA_2023 chromosome 8, iyDiaLong2, whole genome shotgun sequence genomic stretch:
- the LOC135165425 gene encoding uncharacterized protein LOC135165425 isoform X1 → MSGCIERHQALSPMTGSTVGHLQPQVEEPRPSKTRDINKELLSPRHRRMRQRMTPVPPDTEKIDQPIQLTPVWEHVVRTQQFPPDIDKRSTFTEISERLRDPEWEVRQHALRVLIDVLPTLPKEQLDNILSPVVPELTNNLGHLAPAVRKGAIDALRVYLVCSEQREITVSNLLQSGLSRQDPLDPLQISIAQGLILSAPALLYPSPTTPPPSHSLLSATITALAHHLIQIHHQEAALTSLLKIRDAIGPDNFAIHLSELNPTALKDFQVLCEVCKVSESPKKKRHRSRSRSKSPKIEAINGNVIEIETNIIQGYHEGQLQGDSDDFETSGARVLLETEIKLNDDTAITMTISEEKDSFRDSNDEVDDEDEGQDEVDDEFESKDIWIERRKTPRRVHFGGEIVKMRTPDSDDSEALHIEVKKTRIPLPIAPVTKLPLHLTKPSSNPGSPNLSRSSKVSRRSRSASISPKREFYVHDGSLSPKKGILTKNNSHSMTRVKSTSLDGVGYFNGDLDNVFGTRENRSWSFEIFEDLDDDVDPRKILHVNDLKLEKKKKVRKKSSKLISPRKVEKYEGKNSGGSRDARIEGGSDVSKKLDDELHNAKLQSSKFTTGKTLEEPGSKNLEKNKGVTGERAEMTDKLHDELRTMKLESSILTSPRKSEGTANGNAGKNVEVKIENEISNKRFDELHKPKLKLSKSVALKKSEKNEENINRKIPDMRIDRNENSSELDHQLHNELHLTGNLAIDNCDMDNRNLSRCSSSTSLQLTSFENSIDSDTKKKSLLTKNSPRKTVYESFPRKERNYILMELSSPVKMSSRSRDVSPEGVSELRVVGEGEMKEFEGKSFEEKSGEGEGKGEANWEDLGLVTQDVLDDLHNKEDWRARVRGLERVASALRTSSALIAIEPRLGSLLQAVLGGERSCRVAAAAMSVARVVIAGVSEESLRRRLPQVAWGLSRQGGPSAAQLARLAMLRLRPALFLEQLLQPHCIDARNAKTRENALQLLIFSLVTFPSTEFKVENVANKVALMVGDRRRRVRQAALDTLAVLAQIYEPEEVLQAGNRAAKQLREGTDMVAAIRARLARKSLPMVSADGLVVYGLQISPTVQIATGPDVDWIVAGSGSVSPGTGRARGQVIPPNVKGGLDKNKNEQGKSSPSLRPNFIAQGVSLHSKNERPVGWQFVPPDKEGNNSSQDIEDDYRNESPISIESSSVRSRYSDTYSPFLSPSDTPGDICPEPLNSSLLKNDKDVIMKQRKTEENFHRRMDQIYAERRDDVRLESRIPLPQFMDRHIVVRHSTAYQRRRRQEAEEAPPSSAPHTSAGPGCGATREPEISRRYRSDRIKFSSRPASEDRSRASHQGNSPIREGFESLYRNGRRRSVVRSSLEPEEAVTTSVESRRNSSSHSGSMHPVFSQVQATDPRAPRSRTPTTPREKTNADDEDNEINRYTPQSNSYHIEAPSGQTSRCSGTDHVPYGTSSDSSNAGVDQSETETRIIDNGSDECNEGDDTFEEKSFDVITDSTNPSKHNLIDQVPLTILSSEADSTDQEKDSWEKSGGSNDSDERVEPVRLVRSASSVVSNETNSTDSTTRISGSPVRTDGIKGIAFDQQSVGTDTGDAPDISLEFDRGYSTEVKIDIESRARASIHPETKTHFQQTESREISPDGRSSSVENDKITSAVNSLSIIVASRPHSRATTAEYREPEFQPLDYRQPHADETTTSASIFQVSRTFEGTESIDVTTEQVTVARSESFTELPKSEDIHVVTISKVQRQTTPQSENGVLQDVVKIHEIETTKRLPSRVPRSRMKSRPGVNKITPFGSHADKTPARSKPVTLQCISQLESSDWETTIRGLKSLSTIARQQPDQLDSCPPGTVGRLLGRHVRNLRSQVARTACLAAGDVFGSQARCIDQDLDDIAGPLLQRTADTNKFLRADSNSALDRMIEHIPPHKTITVIVHRGASHQNAVVRAAAARLLASVVDRVGADVVMSLPREVRDKCLGAGAKLLGDGNLEARNHAKSMFKRLSRCDGFRRALTDAVPEATLRHIDKTLRSL, encoded by the exons ATGTCCGGGTGTATCGAGCGTCATCAGGCACTGTCCCCGATGACCGGATCAACGGTGGGGCATCTCCAGCCCCAAGTCGAGGAACCTAGACCATCTAAAACACGGGATATCAATAAAGAATTGCTGTCACCCCGTCATCGTCGTATGCGACAGAGAATGACACCTGTTCCACCTGATACCGAGAAGATCGATCAACCAATACAGCTAACACCGGTCTGGGAGCATGTG GTACGCACGCAACAATTTCCCCCCGACATTGACAAGCGCTCGACCTTCACCGAGATATCCGAAAGACTGCGCGATCCAGAGTGGGAAGTGCGTCAGCATGCGCTCAGAGTTCTAATTGATGTCCTACCAACATTACCAAAGGAACAGCTTGATAATATTCTATCGCCAGTTGTGCCAGAGCTCACCAATAACCTGGGACACTTGGCTCCAGCTGTGCGTAAGGGTGCTATTGATGCATTGAGGGTTTACCTTGTCTGCAGTGAGCAGCGCGAGATAACCGTCAGCAAT CTCCTCCAAAGTGGTTTATCTCGTCAAGATCCTCTGGACCCTCTCCAAATCAGCATCGCCCAGGGTCTCATTCTCAGCGCTCCCGCTCTCCTCTACCCTTCCCCAACGACTCCACCCCCCTCTCACAGTCTCTTATCAGCGACGATAACAGCTCTGGCTCACCACCTGATTCAAATACACCACCAAGAGGCAGCACTGACGTCCCTTCTGAAAATTCGCGACGCAATTGGCCCCGACAATTTTGCCATCCACCTTTCGGAGCTCAACCCCACTGCCCTCAAGGACTTCCAGGTACTCTGTGAAGTCTGCAAAGTCTCCGAGAGCCCGAAGAAGAAGCGACATAGGTCGAGGAGTCGATCGAAATCCCCCAAAATTGAGGCGATCAACGGAAATGTCATCGAAATTGAAACGAATATTATTCAAGGGTATCATGAAGGTCAACTCCAGGGTGACTCCGATGACTTTGAGACTTCGGGAGCAAGAGTCCTGCTGGAGACTGAGATTAAGTTGAATGATGATACGGCGATAACGATGACTATTTCCGAGGAAAAGGACAGCTTTCGGGATTCCAATGATGAAGTTGACGATGAAGACGAAGGTCAGGATGAAGTTGATGATGAATTTGAGTCCAAGGACATCTGGATTGAGAGGAGGAAGACGCCGAGGCGGGTTCATTTCGGTGGGGAAATTGTTAAGATGAGGACACCGGACTCCGATGACTCGGAGGCACTTCATATTGAAGTGAAGAAGACAAGGATTCCCCTTCCGATAGCGCCGGTAACGAAGTTGCCACTTCACTTGACAAAACCGTCATCGAATCCTGGCAGTCCGAATTTATCGAGATCGAGTAAGGTCTCAAGAAGATCGAGGTCGGCTTCGATTAGTCCGAAGAGGGAGTTCTACGTTCATGATGGAAGTTTAAGTCCAAAGAAAGGAATTTTGACGAAGAATAATAGTCATTCGATGACCCGAGTGAAGTCGACTTCTCTTGATGGGGTGGGGTACTTCAACGGTGATCTTGATAATGTCTTTGGGACGAGGGAGAATCGAAGTTGGTCGTTTGAGATTTTTGAGGATCTCGATGATGATGTTGATCCCAGGAAGATTCTCCATGTGAATGATTTGAAGttggagaagaagaagaaggtgAGGAAGAAGTCATCCAAGTTGATTTCACCAAGAAAGGTGGAAAAatatgagggaaaaaattccggTGGGAGTCGGGATGCGAGGATTGAAGGAGGAAGTGATGTATCGAAAAAACTTGATGATGAACTTCACAACGCGAAGTTACaatcatcgaaattcacgacaGGGAAAACATTGGAAGAGCCTGGAAGcaaaaatctggaaaaaaataagggTGTGACAGGGGAAAGGGCTGAAATGACAGATAAACTTCATGATGAACTTCGTACGATGAAGTTGGAATCATCAATACTGACTTCACCCAGAAAATCGGAGGGTACAGCAAATGGTAATGCCGGGAAAAATGTAgaggtgaaaattgaaaatgaaatctcGAATAAACGTTTCGATGAACTTCATAAACCGAAGTTGAAGTTATCAAAATCAGTTGCGttgaaaaaatccgaaaaaaatgaggagaacATTAACAGAAAAATACCGGACATGAGAATTGAcaggaatgaaaattcaagtgaACTTGATCATCAACTTCATAATGAACTTCACTTGACCGGAAACTTAGCAATCGACAATTGCGATATGGATAATCGAAATTTATCGAGATGTTCGAGCTCAACTTCACTTCAATTAacatcatttgaaaattcaattgacagtgatacgaaaaaaaaatcattactgACAAAGAATTCACCCAGAAAGACAGTTTACGAAAGTTTTCCAAGAAAGGAGAGAAATTATATTCTCATGGAACTATCGAGTCCTGTTAAAATGAGTTCGAGAAGTCGTGACGTCTCGCCTGAGGGGGTAAGTGAACTGAGGGTAGTTGGTGAGGGGGAGATGAAAGAGTTTGAGGGCAAAAGTTTTGAGGAAAAGAGTGGAGAGGGAGAGGGCAAGGGCGAGGCTAATTGGGAGGATCTCGGACTCGTCACTCAGGATGTTCTTGATGATCTCCACAACAAG GAGGACTGGAGGGCGCGAGTGAGAGGGCTGGAGAGGGTTGCATCAGCCCTGAGAACGTCCTCTGCGCTCATTGCCATTGAACCCCGACTTGGATCCCTTCTCCAAGCGGTTCTTGGAGGCGAACGGAGTTGCAGGGTGGCTGCTGCCGCCATGTCTGTTGCTAGG GTGGTGATAGCTGGAGTCTCGGAGGAGTCACTTAGACGGCGACTTCCTCAAGTGGCTTGGGGTCTGAGCAGGCAAGGGGGTCCAAGCGCTGCTCAACTAGCTAGACTAGCGATGCTCCGTCTTCGGCCAGCCCTTTTCCTCGAGCAACTCCTCCAGCCCCACTGCATCGACGCCAGAAATGCCAAg ACGCGAGAGAACGCCCTGCAGCTTTTGATCTTCTCCCTCGTAACATTTCCGAGTACGGAATTTAAAGTGGAAAACGTTGCTAACAAAGTGGCACTGATGGTCGGCGACAGAAGAAGAAGAGTGAGACAAGCTGCCCTGGATACACTGGCCGTACTTGCACAAATTTACGAGCCCGAG GAGGTACTGCAAGCGGGTAATAGAGCTGCCAAACAGCTCAGAGAGGGCACGGATATGGTGGCAGCTATCAGGGCTAGACTTGCGAGAAAATCATTGCCCATGGTTTCGGCTGATGGACTTGTTGTTTATGGATTGCAAATTTCACCGACTGTACAGATTGCCACGG GGCCTGATGTCGACTGGATCGTTGCTGGCAGTGGCTCAGTATCTCCAGGAACTGGGAGAGCGAGGGGACAAGTGATACCCCCCAACGTCAAGGGCGGCCTCGATAAAAATAA GAATGAACAAGGGAAAAGTTCCCCATCATTGAGACCGAATTTTATCGCCCAGGGAGTCTCTCTGCATTCGAAAAACGAACGCCCAGTGGGCTGGCAATTCGTTCCACCAGACAAA GAGGGAAATAATTCGTCTCAGGATATTGAGGACGACTACAGGAACGAGTCGCCAATATCTATCG AATCAAGTAGTGTAAGATCTCGATACTCCGACACGTACAGTCCATTCCTCTCGCCCTCAGACACCCCTGGAGACATTTGTCCAGAGCCCCTGAACTCCTCACTCCTCAAGAACGACAAGGACGTCATCATGAAGCAGAGGAAGACTGAGGAAAACTTTCACCGGAGAATGGATCAGATTTACGCCGAGCGGAGGGATGATGTGAGGCTTGAGTCAAGAATACCTCTCCCCCAGTTCATGGATCGGCACATTGTTGTTAGGCACAGCACTGCTTATCAACGACGACGACGTCAAGAGGCCGAGGAGGCTCCACCCTCGTCTGCACCACACACGTCTGCTGGACCGGGGTGTGGAGCTACCAGGGAGCCTGAA ATATCCAGGAGATACAGAAGtgatagaataaaattttcatcgcGACCAGCCTCCGAAGACCGTTCCCGAGCATCCCATCAGGGGAATTCACCAATTCGAGAAGG GTTCGAGTCACTGTACCGTAACGGGAGACGAAGGAGCGTTGTGAGAAGTTCACTGGAGCCTGAAGAAGCTGTTACTACCTCA GTCGAATCGAGGCGCAACAGTTCATCGCATTCAGGATCGATGCACCCGGTATTTTCACAGGTTCAAGCGACTGACCCGAGAGCTCCCCGTTCGCGCACCCCCACGACCCCGAG agaaaaaacaaatgcAGACGATgaagataatgaaataaatcgtTACACGCCGCAGTCAAATTCTTATCACATCGAGGCGCCCAGTGGTCAGACCTCTCGGTGCTCAG GTACCGATCATGTGCCTTACGGTACATCGAGTGACTCGTCCAATGCTGGAGTGGATCAGAGTGAGACTGAAACGAGAATCATCGATAATGGCAGCGACGAGTGTAATGAGGGCGATGATACATTCGAGGAAAAGTCATTTGATGTCATCACTGATTCCACAAATCCATCGAAACACAATTTAATAGATCAG GTGCCGTTAACCATTTTATCGAGTGAAGCGGACTCGACGGACCAGGAAAAGGATAGTTGGGAAAAATCGGGGGGCTCTAATGATAGTGACGAGAGGGTTGAGCCAGTGAGACTGGTGAGGTCTGCCTCCTCAGTTGTCTCGAATGAGACTAACTCGACGGACTCCACGACTAGGATAAGTGGCAGTCCAGTGCGTACTGATGGGATCAAGGGGATTGCCTTTGATCAGCAGAGCGTTGGCACTGACACAGGGGATGCCCCGGACATATCATTA GAATTTGATCGAGGATATTCGACCGAAGTGAAGATAGATATTGAGTCGAGGGCAAGGGCTTCCATTCATCCAGAGACAAAGACACATTTCCAGCAGACGGAATCCCGAGAAATAAGTCCAGACGGACGATCATCATCAGTGGAAAATGACAAGATCACCAGTGCTGTTAATTCTCTATCAATAATCGTTGCTTCACGTCCCCATTCACGTGCCACTACAGCTGAGTATCGAGAGCCTGAGTTTCAGCCACTTGACTACCGTCAACCGCACGCCGACGAAACCACCACTTCcgcttcaatttttcaagtttcacGTACCTTCGAGGGGACTGAGTCCATTGACGTCACTACCGAGCAAGTTACAGTG GCAAGGAGCGAGAGTTTCACGGAGCTTCCAAAGAGCGAGGACATTCACGTTGTTACGATCAGCAAAGTCCAGCGTCAGACGACGCCCCAGAGTGAGAACGGAGTGCTTCAGGATGTCGTTAAAATCCACGAGATTGAAACCACCAAGAGATTACCATCCCGAGTTCCTCGGAGTCGTATGAAATCACGTCCTGGTGTCAACAAAATTACACCTTTTGGTAGTCATGCGGACAAGACACCAGCAAGATCTAAGCCAGTTACCCTGCAGTGTATTTCGCAGTTGGAAAGCAGTGACTG GGAAACAACAATTAGGGGATTAAAGTCTCTATCAACAATAGCTCGACAACAGCCTGATCAGTTAGATAGCTGTCCCCCGGGCACTGTTGGTCGCCTATTAGGCCGGCATGTCAGAAACCTGCGCTCTCAGGTGGCTCGAACTGCATGTCTCGCCGCTGGCGACGTCTTCGGCTCCCAGGCTCGCTGTATCGATCAg GACCTTGACGACATTGCGGGCCCCCTTCTGCAGAGAACAGCCGACACAAACAAATTCCTCAGGGCTGACAGCAACTCAGCTCTCGATCGCATGATCGAACACATTCCACCTCATAAAACAATCACGGTTATTGTTCACCGTGGTGCCAG TCATCAGAATGCAGTCGTGCGTGCCGCCGCTGCCAGGCTATTGGCCTCGGTTGTCGATCGAGTTGGGGCTGATGTGGTGATGTCTTTGCCGAGGGAGGTGAGGGATAAATGCCTTGGGGCTGGGGCCAAACTATTGGGGGATGGAAATTTAGAAGCAAG AAATCACGCAAAATCAATGTTCAAAAGACTCTCCAGGTGTGATGGATTCCGTCGCGCCCTAACGGATGCCGTACCCGA